The following are from one region of the Halosolutus amylolyticus genome:
- a CDS encoding ABC transporter permease yields MISDRVKSNLRHEFRQSLLAKLGLGILVVIFIMALFAPVLATHNPNTTGYFDDNGNSYPPMGLTSEAHTWEDGERISYTTQPSSDHYLGTNNIGQDVYSRLLFGARTSLLVGILGTSLAVIMGVPFGLIAGYYGGRVDDAMMRVADVMLAFPSLVLAIALVGVFGSATIPIPDPIVRAGLAEGMPRSATLPGTVTIVVALVTWVWFARVARGEAMSIRNEEYVKAARSMGASNRTILLRHVLPNSLTPVIVLATIQVAALILLESSLSFLGFSGTTLSWGYEIQQGQDYLGSSWWISTIPGIGIVLAVISINLLGDWLRDSLDPNIEGEGGGA; encoded by the coding sequence ATGATCTCCGATCGAGTCAAGTCTAATCTCCGACATGAATTCAGGCAGAGCCTGCTGGCGAAACTGGGGCTCGGTATTCTCGTCGTCATCTTCATCATGGCGCTTTTCGCCCCGGTGCTCGCGACGCACAACCCGAACACGACCGGCTACTTCGACGACAACGGCAACTCGTACCCACCGATGGGACTGACGTCCGAGGCCCACACGTGGGAAGACGGCGAGCGAATCTCCTACACCACACAGCCGAGCAGCGACCACTACCTCGGGACGAACAACATCGGACAGGACGTCTACTCGCGGCTCCTCTTCGGCGCCCGGACGTCCCTGCTGGTCGGCATCCTCGGAACCAGTCTCGCCGTCATCATGGGCGTTCCGTTCGGACTGATCGCGGGCTACTACGGCGGTCGGGTCGACGACGCGATGATGCGCGTCGCCGACGTCATGCTGGCGTTCCCGTCGCTCGTGCTCGCAATCGCGCTGGTCGGCGTCTTCGGCTCCGCGACGATCCCGATCCCCGACCCGATCGTGCGGGCCGGGCTGGCCGAGGGGATGCCCAGGAGCGCGACCCTTCCCGGAACGGTGACGATCGTCGTCGCGCTCGTCACCTGGGTCTGGTTCGCCCGGGTCGCCAGGGGCGAAGCGATGAGCATACGGAACGAGGAGTACGTGAAAGCCGCACGGAGCATGGGCGCGAGCAACCGAACGATCCTGCTCAGGCACGTCCTCCCCAACAGCCTCACGCCGGTGATCGTGCTCGCGACGATTCAGGTCGCGGCGCTCATCCTCCTCGAGAGTTCGCTCTCGTTCCTCGGGTTCTCCGGAACGACCCTCTCGTGGGGGTACGAGATCCAGCAGGGGCAGGACTATCTGGGATCGTCCTGGTGGATCTCGACGATTCCGGGGATCGGCATCGTACTGGCGGTGATCAGTATCAACCTCCTCGGTGACTGGCTCCGGGACTCCCTGGACCCGAACATCGAGGGCGAAGGCGGAGGTGCCTGA
- a CDS encoding ABC transporter permease, with translation MPLGKFLIKRLLQGIFVIWGVVTLTFVFRAISPGDPVNMIVDQRASQAQREQVRENLGLNEPYYVQYYEYLQRMVTGDLGFSYREGRDVLPIVLERVPATIELAIAATIVALVIAIPLGVISATRRNEPADYGATLFSLVGISTPNFWLGIMLILVLAVEVGIFPTGRRPVALHDALWLFLTTFYVGDLLTWVKHIILPAIALGTYFTALITRLTRSGMLDELGKPYVTATEAKGLPGVLIRYKHVLRNTMIPIITVLGLQLGTLIGGAVITETVFSWPGLGLKLITSIRQLDWPLLQGIIIFIGISFVVINIVVDGLYAYLNPRVIEE, from the coding sequence ATGCCTCTGGGTAAATTCCTGATCAAACGTCTGTTGCAGGGGATCTTCGTTATCTGGGGGGTCGTTACCCTGACGTTCGTGTTCCGGGCGATCTCGCCCGGCGATCCGGTCAACATGATCGTCGACCAGCGCGCCTCACAGGCACAACGCGAACAGGTCCGGGAGAATCTCGGCCTCAACGAACCCTACTACGTGCAGTACTACGAGTACCTCCAGCGGATGGTGACCGGTGACCTCGGCTTCTCCTACCGGGAGGGCCGGGACGTCTTGCCGATCGTCCTCGAACGGGTTCCGGCGACGATCGAACTGGCGATCGCGGCGACGATCGTCGCGCTCGTAATCGCGATCCCGCTCGGTGTCATCAGCGCGACCCGGCGGAACGAACCCGCCGACTACGGGGCGACGCTCTTCTCGCTGGTCGGCATCAGTACGCCGAACTTCTGGCTGGGAATCATGCTGATCCTGGTGCTCGCAGTCGAGGTCGGCATCTTCCCGACGGGTCGGCGTCCGGTCGCGCTCCACGACGCCCTGTGGCTGTTCCTGACGACGTTCTACGTCGGTGATCTGCTCACCTGGGTCAAACACATCATCCTCCCGGCGATCGCACTGGGGACGTACTTTACGGCCCTGATCACGCGCCTGACCCGGAGCGGAATGCTCGACGAACTCGGGAAACCGTACGTCACGGCGACCGAGGCGAAGGGACTTCCGGGCGTGCTGATCCGGTACAAACACGTCCTCCGGAACACGATGATTCCGATCATCACTGTTCTCGGCCTGCAGCTAGGTACCCTGATCGGCGGCGCGGTGATTACCGAAACCGTGTTCTCCTGGCCGGGACTCGGCCTGAAACTCATCACGTCGATCCGTCAACTCGACTGGCCGCTGCTGCAGGGCATCATCATCTTTATCGGCATCTCGTTCGTCGTCATCAACATCGTCGTCGACGGCCTCTACGCGTATCTCAACCCCCGGGTGATCGAAGAATGA
- a CDS encoding ABC transporter substrate-binding protein codes for MQGADKPTLDRRTVLKLSGAAGVTSLGAIAGCLDDPTSDEDGETDEIVITQGQFIETPDPNDHITGPYFNIFDQIYEPLFNVTPDLDIESRVVTDWEPTGDGSTELTIRDDVQFHNGEDLVASDVAFTFQRMIDDEVGPISDQAAGLGAIEGAEAIDETTVRVDYGDAAPSLAEYQFGNYGRVVKEDWVGEQETQEGAIIGDSADAFNGTGPYQVVEYEPGVEIVLEPFDDYWGDEATFNTVTFNEDTESSGRVSALQAGETDLVDNVLPDDVSTVDEADGIEIRNETSLRSIFLVMKNGVEPFDSQEFRQAMNYAVDNQGIIESILGGFGEPMTQMHSEGIFGYNPDLDPYEQDLDEAESLVEESGYAGAEITLHAPEGRYLNDASVAQTAADHIDQLENVDCEVNLRPFPEISDGASQPYDDDGIPFFLIGWGVITGDADYAIDPWINPDHPLETFRDEDAFATLEESKAESDSDAREELLQELNADLRDKAPFVFLHSQDSIYGVNQDLDWEPRRDETIYLWDME; via the coding sequence ATGCAGGGTGCTGACAAACCCACTCTCGACCGCCGAACCGTACTCAAGCTCTCCGGCGCCGCCGGGGTAACCAGCCTTGGAGCGATCGCAGGCTGTCTCGACGATCCGACGAGCGACGAGGACGGCGAGACCGACGAGATCGTGATCACGCAGGGACAGTTCATCGAGACGCCCGACCCCAACGACCACATTACGGGGCCGTACTTCAACATCTTCGACCAGATCTACGAACCGCTGTTCAACGTCACGCCCGACCTCGATATCGAGTCCCGCGTCGTAACCGACTGGGAGCCCACCGGCGACGGATCGACGGAACTGACGATCCGGGACGACGTCCAGTTTCACAACGGCGAGGACCTCGTCGCAAGCGACGTCGCGTTCACGTTCCAGCGGATGATCGACGACGAGGTCGGCCCGATCAGCGACCAGGCGGCCGGCCTTGGTGCGATCGAGGGCGCCGAAGCGATCGACGAAACGACCGTCCGCGTCGACTACGGCGATGCGGCCCCGTCGCTGGCCGAGTACCAGTTCGGGAACTACGGTCGCGTCGTCAAGGAGGACTGGGTCGGCGAGCAAGAGACCCAGGAGGGAGCGATCATCGGCGACTCCGCCGACGCGTTCAACGGCACCGGGCCGTACCAGGTCGTGGAGTACGAACCGGGCGTCGAAATCGTCCTCGAACCGTTCGACGACTACTGGGGCGACGAAGCGACGTTCAATACCGTCACGTTCAACGAGGACACCGAGTCGAGCGGCCGCGTCAGTGCGCTCCAGGCCGGGGAGACCGATCTCGTGGACAACGTGCTCCCCGACGACGTCTCGACGGTCGACGAGGCCGACGGGATCGAAATCCGGAACGAGACCAGCCTCCGGAGCATCTTCCTGGTCATGAAGAACGGGGTCGAACCGTTCGACAGCCAGGAGTTCCGCCAGGCGATGAACTACGCGGTCGACAACCAGGGGATCATCGAGTCCATCCTCGGCGGGTTCGGGGAACCGATGACCCAGATGCACTCGGAAGGAATCTTCGGCTACAATCCGGACCTCGACCCCTACGAGCAGGACCTCGACGAGGCGGAATCGCTGGTCGAGGAGAGCGGCTACGCCGGGGCGGAGATCACGCTTCACGCCCCCGAGGGCCGGTACCTGAACGACGCGTCGGTCGCCCAGACGGCGGCCGACCACATCGACCAGCTCGAGAACGTCGATTGTGAGGTCAACCTCCGTCCGTTCCCGGAGATTTCGGACGGTGCCAGCCAGCCGTACGACGACGACGGGATCCCGTTCTTCCTCATCGGCTGGGGCGTCATCACGGGCGACGCCGACTACGCGATCGACCCCTGGATCAATCCGGATCACCCGCTCGAGACGTTCCGCGACGAGGACGCCTTCGCGACGCTCGAGGAGAGCAAAGCGGAATCCGACTCCGACGCGCGCGAGGAGTTGCTCCAGGAACTCAACGCGGACCTGCGCGACAAGGCCCCGTTCGTGTTCCTCCACTCGCAGGACAGCATTTACGGTGTCAACCAGGACCTCGACTGGGAGCCGCGTCGCGACGAGACGATCTACCTCTGGGACATGGAGTAA
- a CDS encoding ribonuclease H: MAAHGRPALRDLFDESPTPHIAHPPRTHHRDFYVATDGSFRDAGGGLGAVIETRDGTRVARVATTDTPPDNNVAEYRALHLGLDVLAARAPREASIGVLVDHDALASNVNNVVLAASHPDRSPPQRVSVPAATRNHWRGIQARLSTFEEVRAARIASDQNPAHPLANAPTQYEHVNREPDRCVLPEPPESTGATEFPPPSRADRNGGGGRASD, translated from the coding sequence ATGGCCGCTCACGGCCGGCCCGCCCTGCGGGACCTGTTCGACGAGTCGCCCACGCCGCACATCGCCCATCCCCCTCGCACCCATCACCGTGACTTCTACGTCGCTACCGACGGGTCGTTCCGGGACGCGGGCGGTGGGCTGGGCGCCGTCATCGAAACGCGCGACGGAACCCGCGTTGCACGCGTCGCGACCACGGACACGCCGCCGGACAACAACGTCGCCGAGTACCGGGCACTTCACCTGGGACTCGACGTCCTCGCCGCCCGCGCGCCGCGAGAGGCGAGTATCGGCGTTCTCGTCGACCACGACGCGCTGGCCAGCAACGTCAACAACGTCGTCCTCGCGGCGAGCCACCCCGATCGGTCCCCGCCACAGCGGGTCTCGGTCCCCGCCGCGACCCGGAACCACTGGCGAGGCATCCAGGCACGACTCAGTACCTTCGAGGAGGTCCGTGCTGCCCGGATCGCCAGCGACCAGAATCCCGCACACCCCCTGGCGAACGCGCCGACCCAGTACGAGCACGTCAACCGCGAACCCGATCGCTGTGTCCTCCCGGAACCGCCGGAGTCGACCGGCGCGACGGAGTTCCCGCCGCCATCGCGCGCCGATCGGAACGGGGGCGGCGGCCGGGCGTCCGACTAG
- a CDS encoding DUF2240 family protein, with product MSLRVAVAAPFVQNGVRRLRENEFVVALSLDRDWFSPDQAQRLIDIATRESLLEPDGDELELAFDPTDVTVPDEFVPDEDLLQERSAFERVLDALVAEGLEKQEAVGAINALQGELGVTIEAAAVVYARREGVDVDDLAPVARSALTEDG from the coding sequence ATGAGTCTTCGCGTCGCCGTCGCCGCGCCGTTCGTCCAGAACGGCGTCCGGCGCCTCCGGGAGAACGAGTTCGTCGTCGCGCTCTCGCTCGATCGAGACTGGTTCTCGCCCGACCAGGCCCAGCGCCTGATCGACATCGCGACCCGGGAGTCGCTGCTCGAACCCGACGGCGACGAACTCGAACTCGCGTTCGATCCGACGGACGTGACGGTCCCGGACGAGTTCGTCCCCGACGAGGACCTCCTGCAGGAACGATCGGCCTTCGAACGGGTCCTCGACGCGCTCGTCGCCGAGGGACTCGAGAAACAGGAGGCGGTCGGCGCGATCAACGCGCTCCAGGGCGAACTCGGGGTGACGATCGAGGCCGCCGCCGTCGTCTACGCACGTCGGGAGGGCGTCGACGTGGATGATCTCGCCCCGGTCGCCCGGTCGGCGCTGACCGAAGACGGTTAA
- a CDS encoding HAD family hydrolase — protein sequence MPRAVVFDLDYTLAVPRRDRATILSEATEAADAPDLTRDDYLAAHRRNLTRETRAPIFQDLLADRDSDADPEDLAREYRETIAAALESLPGVEGMLDRLRETYRVGLLTNGPVLAQRDKLETLGWEDAFDAALVTGELEAGKPDPRAFGAIAAELEVDPADAVYVGDEIEADVYGATNADMAAIQVLRPDGPAPDPRAIAHVEQADVATAVPRILESLDDGE from the coding sequence ATGCCACGGGCGGTCGTCTTCGACCTCGACTACACTCTCGCCGTTCCACGCCGCGATCGGGCCACGATCCTCTCGGAGGCGACCGAGGCCGCCGACGCGCCCGACCTCACCCGGGACGACTACCTCGCGGCCCACCGCCGGAACCTGACCCGGGAGACCAGAGCGCCCATTTTCCAGGACTTGCTCGCCGATCGGGACAGCGACGCCGATCCGGAGGACCTCGCACGCGAGTACCGCGAGACGATCGCGGCGGCCCTCGAGTCCCTTCCCGGCGTCGAGGGGATGCTCGATCGGCTCCGCGAGACGTATCGGGTCGGCCTCCTGACCAACGGCCCGGTCCTCGCCCAGCGGGACAAACTCGAGACGCTGGGCTGGGAGGACGCCTTCGACGCCGCGCTCGTCACCGGCGAACTCGAGGCCGGCAAACCGGATCCCCGCGCGTTCGGGGCGATCGCGGCGGAACTCGAGGTCGATCCCGCGGACGCGGTCTACGTCGGCGACGAGATCGAGGCGGACGTCTACGGGGCGACCAACGCCGACATGGCGGCCATCCAGGTGCTCCGTCCCGACGGCCCCGCCCCCGACCCGCGGGCGATCGCACACGTCGAGCAAGCCGACGTCGCGACGGCCGTGCCGCGAATTCTCGAGTCGCTGGACGACGGGGAGTAA
- a CDS encoding cation:proton antiporter, which produces MATETALVDVGILFTAVAVAGLLASRVDQSVIPFYIVVGILLGSNVLGELPALAGSEVGIGGVAVTVPEATIGGVDLLAAIGGLALGETDFVVVGAEIGIVLLLFFLGLEFNLERLLESRDRIGKAGTVDLAFNFGIGLVIGYLLFGGLLAAFLTAGVVYISSSAIITKSLIDLGWIANAESEPMLGTLVYEDLFIAVYLAIASVLVLGGGDAGEAAGQIAIAIGFILALLALVAFGTGFFQRVLEADSNEFVVVRALGVTVLVAGIALALGVSEAVAAFFVGMAFSSTDHVHDLERLLEPLRDAFAAIFFFWIGLVTDPGLFTLSILGMIVAAVVLTTPTKLVSGFLGGKIYDLDDRRSVRVGLGMTTRGEFSLIIASLALSGAGSGIPVETAETIYAFTVGYVLVMSVLGTSLMQYSDRLEPVAVSWLERRRVGSVRPAEE; this is translated from the coding sequence GTGGCTACTGAAACGGCGCTCGTCGACGTCGGGATCCTCTTTACTGCGGTCGCAGTCGCCGGTCTCCTCGCGAGTCGGGTCGACCAGTCGGTGATCCCGTTTTACATCGTCGTCGGAATCCTGCTGGGATCGAACGTGCTCGGCGAACTCCCCGCACTCGCCGGCAGCGAGGTCGGGATCGGCGGGGTCGCCGTCACCGTTCCCGAGGCGACGATCGGCGGAGTCGACCTCCTGGCGGCGATCGGCGGACTCGCGCTGGGCGAGACCGACTTCGTCGTCGTCGGGGCCGAGATCGGGATCGTCCTCCTGCTGTTCTTCCTCGGTCTCGAGTTCAATCTTGAACGGCTTCTCGAGAGCAGGGACCGGATCGGAAAGGCCGGCACCGTCGATCTCGCGTTCAACTTCGGGATCGGACTGGTCATCGGCTATCTCCTCTTCGGCGGGCTGCTCGCGGCCTTCCTGACGGCCGGCGTCGTCTACATCTCCTCGAGCGCGATCATCACCAAGTCGCTGATCGACCTCGGCTGGATCGCCAACGCCGAGTCCGAGCCGATGCTCGGCACGCTCGTCTACGAGGACCTGTTCATCGCGGTCTACCTGGCGATCGCGTCCGTGCTGGTCCTCGGCGGGGGCGACGCGGGGGAGGCCGCGGGCCAGATCGCGATCGCGATCGGGTTCATCCTCGCGTTGCTCGCGCTCGTCGCCTTCGGAACCGGCTTCTTCCAGCGCGTTCTCGAGGCCGACTCCAACGAGTTCGTCGTCGTCCGAGCGCTCGGCGTGACGGTGCTCGTCGCCGGCATCGCGCTCGCACTCGGTGTCAGCGAGGCCGTCGCCGCGTTCTTCGTCGGCATGGCTTTCTCGTCGACGGATCACGTCCACGACCTCGAACGGTTGCTCGAGCCGCTCCGGGACGCCTTCGCGGCGATATTCTTCTTCTGGATCGGACTCGTCACCGACCCGGGGCTGTTCACGCTCTCGATTCTCGGGATGATCGTCGCCGCGGTGGTCCTCACGACGCCGACGAAACTCGTCAGCGGGTTCCTGGGCGGCAAGATCTACGACCTCGACGATCGACGATCGGTCCGGGTCGGCCTCGGGATGACCACCCGGGGAGAGTTCTCCCTGATCATCGCGAGCCTCGCGCTTTCGGGTGCCGGGAGCGGGATCCCGGTCGAGACGGCGGAGACGATCTACGCGTTCACCGTCGGCTACGTCCTCGTGATGAGCGTCCTCGGCACGTCGCTCATGCAGTACTCCGATCGGCTCGAGCCCGTCGCCGTGTCGTGGCTCGAGCGCAGGCGCGTCGGCTCCGTCCGGCCAGCCGAGGAGTGA
- a CDS encoding cation:proton antiporter regulatory subunit — translation MTIYESDLPGVGKKFEVELDDGRRLVIVTHNTGKREVYMKANADADGEKLFEASDRLARKIGTILEGAYFQPVQTEEVETLLAEDTFIEWYSVTEDAEIAGQSIADARIRERTGVSIVAIQRDDELVSAPPPETVLEVGDTVVVIGDRDDCAQFETLLGEDVEE, via the coding sequence ATGACCATCTACGAGAGCGACCTCCCCGGCGTCGGGAAGAAATTCGAGGTCGAACTCGACGACGGCAGGCGACTCGTCATCGTGACCCACAATACGGGCAAGCGGGAGGTCTACATGAAGGCGAACGCGGACGCCGACGGCGAGAAACTGTTCGAGGCGTCCGATCGGCTCGCCCGCAAGATCGGCACGATTCTCGAGGGGGCATACTTCCAGCCGGTCCAGACCGAGGAGGTCGAGACCCTGCTGGCCGAGGACACGTTCATCGAGTGGTACAGCGTGACCGAGGACGCGGAGATCGCCGGCCAGAGCATCGCCGACGCGCGGATTCGCGAACGGACCGGCGTCTCGATCGTCGCGATCCAGCGCGACGACGAACTGGTCTCGGCGCCGCCGCCGGAGACGGTCCTCGAGGTCGGCGACACCGTCGTCGTGATCGGCGATCGGGACGACTGCGCCCAGTTCGAGACGCTGCTCGGCGAGGACGTTGAAGAGTGA
- a CDS encoding methylglyoxal synthase: protein MTRVALIAHDEKKADLIEFAQNHEPQLREYDLLATGTTGQRLIDETGLEIERKESGPLGGDLQIGAEVAADLLDGIVFLRDPLRAQPHEPDISALLRICDVHDTALATNLASAEFLIEGLAE, encoded by the coding sequence ATGACGCGCGTCGCGCTCATCGCCCACGACGAGAAGAAAGCGGACCTGATCGAGTTCGCGCAGAACCACGAACCGCAGTTGCGGGAGTACGACCTGCTCGCGACCGGGACGACCGGCCAGCGCCTGATAGACGAGACGGGCCTCGAAATCGAACGCAAGGAGTCGGGGCCGCTCGGCGGGGACCTCCAGATCGGGGCCGAGGTGGCGGCCGACCTGCTCGACGGGATCGTCTTCCTGCGCGATCCGCTTCGGGCCCAGCCGCACGAACCGGACATCTCGGCACTGTTGCGGATCTGTGACGTCCACGACACCGCGCTGGCGACGAACCTCGCGTCCGCGGAGTTCCTGATCGAGGGGCTGGCCGAGTAG
- a CDS encoding VOC family protein, with product MTDCSAHHVGITVSDLAESVAFYREVLGLDVSDRFGVDGEAFADAVGVEGASADFVHLEADEIRLELVEYEPEARGSPAAGLNQPGAAHVAFEVDDLDAFYADLPDDVPTIGEPRTTATGTSILFLRDPEGNLVEVLAV from the coding sequence GTGACAGACTGCAGTGCACACCACGTCGGCATCACCGTGAGCGACCTGGCGGAATCGGTCGCGTTCTACCGCGAGGTCCTCGGACTCGACGTCAGCGATCGGTTCGGCGTCGACGGTGAGGCGTTCGCCGACGCCGTCGGAGTCGAAGGGGCAAGCGCCGACTTCGTCCATCTCGAGGCCGACGAGATCCGACTGGAACTCGTCGAGTACGAGCCGGAAGCACGCGGCTCACCGGCCGCCGGACTCAACCAGCCGGGCGCGGCACACGTCGCGTTCGAGGTGGACGATCTCGACGCGTTCTACGCCGACCTTCCCGACGATGTCCCGACGATCGGCGAGCCACGAACCACCGCGACGGGGACCTCGATCCTGTTCCTTCGCGATCCCGAGGGGAATCTCGTCGAGGTACTGGCCGTTTGA
- the pyrF gene encoding orotidine-5'-phosphate decarboxylase has product MNFFDRLHDRIRTVDSVVSVGLDPDPSRIPDHLLEHDLPRWAFNRRIIDATHEHAAVFKPNAAFYEDPDGWAALEETIAYAHGKGVPVLLDAKRADIGNTTRQYAKILETVDAITVNPYMGRDSLQPFLANEEAGVFILCRTSNPGGEDLQDLELASGEAVYERVAALADLWNENDNVGLVVGATTPDELEEIREQVPDLPFLVPGVGAQGGDAEAAIEYGLADGVGLVNSSRGIIFAGEDEGEGFAAASGQAAKRLKRRLNQYRE; this is encoded by the coding sequence ATGAACTTCTTCGATCGCCTGCACGATCGGATTCGCACGGTCGACAGCGTCGTGAGCGTCGGACTCGATCCCGATCCGTCGCGCATTCCGGACCACCTCCTGGAGCACGACCTCCCGCGGTGGGCGTTCAATCGCCGGATCATCGACGCAACCCACGAGCACGCCGCCGTCTTCAAACCCAACGCGGCCTTCTACGAGGATCCCGACGGCTGGGCCGCTCTGGAGGAGACGATCGCGTACGCCCACGGGAAGGGCGTCCCGGTCCTCCTGGACGCAAAGCGGGCCGACATCGGGAACACGACCCGTCAGTACGCGAAGATCCTCGAGACGGTCGACGCGATCACGGTCAACCCCTACATGGGTCGGGACTCGCTCCAGCCGTTCCTGGCGAACGAGGAGGCCGGCGTCTTTATCCTCTGTCGTACCTCCAATCCCGGCGGCGAGGACCTGCAGGACCTCGAACTCGCGAGCGGCGAGGCCGTCTACGAGCGGGTGGCGGCGCTCGCGGACCTGTGGAACGAGAACGACAACGTGGGCCTCGTCGTCGGCGCGACGACCCCCGACGAACTCGAGGAGATCCGCGAACAGGTTCCCGACCTCCCCTTCCTCGTCCCCGGCGTCGGGGCCCAGGGCGGCGACGCCGAGGCCGCGATCGAGTACGGCCTGGCGGACGGCGTCGGCCTCGTCAACTCCTCGCGGGGGATCATCTTCGCCGGGGAGGACGAGGGTGAGGGGTTCGCCGCGGCCAGCGGGCAGGCCGCGAAACGGCTGAAACGGCGGCTGAACCAGTACCGCGAGTAA
- a CDS encoding GTPBP1 family GTP-binding protein has protein sequence MSRDRALLERALDRGEQDGGNVEFKERLLRDVHLEGGRRESLAAQLRHRLLSGDGEATYVVGVTDDGGLAGIDPDDFSESMDVLSLLAEEADAHIEDVQTWGVKDGLVGVATIHDGAVLETDDEHVVVGTAGHVDHGKSTLVGSLVTGKADDGDGATRAFLDVQPHEVERGLSADLSYAVYGFDDDGPVRVRNPNRKADRAEVVEEADRLVSFVDTVGHEPWLRTTIRGLVGQKLDYGLLVVAADDGPTRTTREHLGVLLATDLPTIVAITKTDAVSDDRVEEVEREVERLLREVDKSPLRVARHGVDAAVEEINERVVPIVATSAITMDGLDTLDELFDRLPKTSQDTGDFRMYVDRSYSVTGVGAVASGTVMSGEVEAGDELLIGPMPDGRFQDVEVRSIEMHYHQVDRAQAGRIVGIALKGIKESTIERGMVLLPADADPDPVREFEAEVMVLNHPTRIGDGYEPVVHLETIGEAAAFYPEGGRLLPGDTGNATVRFKFRPYLVEEGQKFVFREGRSKGVGTVTDVSPVD, from the coding sequence ATGAGCCGTGACCGGGCTCTCCTCGAGCGAGCCCTGGACCGTGGCGAACAGGACGGTGGCAACGTCGAGTTCAAGGAACGCCTGCTACGGGACGTCCACCTCGAGGGTGGACGACGGGAGAGTCTGGCTGCCCAGCTCCGACACCGGCTCCTGTCCGGGGACGGCGAGGCGACGTACGTCGTCGGGGTGACGGACGACGGCGGACTCGCCGGTATCGATCCCGACGACTTCTCCGAGTCGATGGACGTGCTCTCCTTGCTCGCGGAGGAGGCCGACGCGCACATCGAGGACGTACAGACGTGGGGAGTCAAGGACGGACTGGTCGGCGTCGCGACGATACACGACGGGGCCGTCCTCGAGACCGACGACGAACACGTCGTCGTCGGGACGGCCGGCCACGTCGACCACGGGAAGAGCACCCTCGTGGGCTCGCTCGTCACCGGGAAGGCGGACGACGGCGACGGCGCGACCCGCGCGTTCCTCGACGTCCAGCCCCACGAGGTCGAGCGCGGCCTCTCGGCCGACCTCTCCTACGCCGTCTACGGCTTCGACGACGACGGCCCCGTTCGCGTGCGGAACCCGAACCGCAAGGCCGATCGGGCCGAGGTGGTCGAGGAGGCCGATCGACTCGTCTCGTTCGTCGACACCGTCGGGCACGAGCCGTGGCTCCGGACGACGATCCGTGGCCTCGTCGGGCAGAAACTCGACTACGGCCTGCTGGTCGTCGCCGCCGACGACGGTCCCACGCGCACGACGCGGGAGCACCTCGGCGTCCTGCTGGCGACCGATCTGCCGACGATCGTCGCGATCACGAAGACGGACGCCGTGAGCGACGACCGCGTCGAGGAGGTCGAGCGCGAGGTCGAGCGCCTCCTCCGTGAGGTCGACAAGTCGCCGCTGCGGGTCGCCCGTCACGGCGTCGACGCCGCCGTCGAGGAAATCAACGAACGGGTCGTCCCGATCGTCGCGACCAGCGCAATCACGATGGACGGCCTCGATACCCTGGACGAACTGTTCGATCGGCTTCCCAAAACCTCACAGGACACGGGCGACTTCCGGATGTACGTCGACCGGAGCTACTCCGTGACCGGCGTCGGCGCGGTCGCCTCGGGGACGGTCATGTCGGGCGAGGTCGAGGCCGGCGACGAACTCCTCATCGGCCCGATGCCGGACGGGCGCTTCCAGGACGTCGAGGTCCGATCGATCGAGATGCACTACCACCAGGTCGACAGGGCCCAGGCGGGACGGATCGTCGGCATCGCCCTCAAGGGTATCAAAGAGAGCACGATCGAGCGCGGCATGGTTCTCCTCCCGGCCGACGCCGATCCCGACCCGGTCCGGGAGTTCGAGGCCGAGGTCATGGTCCTGAACCACCCCACCCGGATCGGCGACGGCTACGAACCCGTCGTCCACCTCGAGACGATCGGCGAGGCGGCGGCGTTCTACCCCGAGGGCGGACGCCTGCTGCCGGGCGATACGGGGAACGCGACCGTCCGGTTCAAGTTCCGCCCGTATCTCGTCGAGGAGGGCCAGAAGTTCGTCTTCCGCGAGGGCCGCAGCAAAGGCGTCGGAACCGTCACCGACGTCTCTCCCGTCGACTGA